In a genomic window of Wyeomyia smithii strain HCP4-BCI-WySm-NY-G18 chromosome 1, ASM2978416v1, whole genome shotgun sequence:
- the LOC129720717 gene encoding fibroin heavy chain-like codes for MRVFVLFAACMAVATADIGLKLRQEYDAGYNAGLAAARAGAQPGGSGFGGPSAAASAESSAASRFGAGAPGFGGGFAGSNAGSGFGGGSSANAQAQAKTQVKYNVRPEIIKKHFYYHASPEAEAKADAQAIVNIQPQTHYKVLFIKAPNLSASAGSRSAARTQTKEKTIVYVLVNKPEANADAGADAAVDTYTSGKPEVYFIKYQGKSDAGASASANANAGAGAGGFPSDFAGADASAFADAFGGPRSDAFGSSDGFGAPDGFSAPSFEAPAGSDGSSFSGAQSDAFAASGSSAPKAGGDGGFDVTFEPVPTFLADAAADASASSGVGGSNAGF; via the exons ATGCGCGTTTTTGTG TTGTTTGCCGCGTGTATGGCGGTTGCTACCGCCGACATTGGTCTGAAGCTGCGCCAGGAATACGACGCCGGATATAACGCAGGTCTTGCCGCTGCTCGTGCGGGTGCCCAACCCGGAGGTTCTGGATTTGGCGGACCTTCTGCTGCAGCTTCTGCCGAATCCAGTGCCGCATCGAGATTCGGCGCAGGTGCTCCTGGATTTGGCGGAGGTTTCGCTGGATCTAATGCCGGATCAGGATTCGGCGGAGGCTCCTCAGCAAATGCTCAAGCACAGGCGAAAACCCAGGTCAAATACAACGTTAGGCCAGAG ATCATCAAAAAGCACTTCTACTATCACGCCTCTCCTGAGGCTGAGGCCAAAGCCGATGCTCAGGCTATCGTCAACATTCAACCTCAGACGCACTACAAGGTCCTGTTCATTAAGGCTCCGAATCTATCTGCTAGCGCTGGTTCTCGTTCCGCTGCTCGTACCCAAACTAAAGAAAAGACCATTGTGTATGTGTTGGTTAATAAACCGGAAGCTAATGCAGATGCTGGGGCCGATGCCGCGGTCGATACCTACACCAGTGGCAAACCGGAGGTTTACTTCATCAAGTATCAAGGCAAATCTGATGCTGG TGCTAGCGCGAGTGCTAATGCCAATGCTGGCGCGGGTGCTGGTGGTTTCCCAAGCGACTTCGCAGGTGCTGATGCTTCTGCTTTCGCCGATGCGTTCGGTGGTCCTCGTAGCGATGCTTTCGGCTCTTCTGATGGTTTTGGAGCCCCTGATGGATTTTCGGCGCCTTCGTTCGAGGCTCCTGCTGGATCGGACGGATCATCGTTCAGTGGTGCTCAAAGCGATGCTTTTGCTGCTTCAGGTTCTTCGGCTCCCAAAGCGGGTGGCGATGGAGGCTTTGACGTTACCTTCGAACCTGTACCGACATTCCTCGCCGATGCTGCTGCTGACGCGTCCGCTAGTTCAGGCGTAGGGGGCAGTAATGCCGGTTTTTAA